A window of the Candidatus Amarolinea dominans genome harbors these coding sequences:
- the brxL gene encoding BREX system Lon protease-like protein BrxL, translated as MELDRLDQLAAEVFTGYIVRKDLALKFRGQYPVPTYVGEFLLGRYCASTNPAEISEGLEIVERQMRERTVRPGEEELFKSRARERGSVKLIDLITARLDTASDSYLATLPSLRLRDVRIAAETVAGNERMLTGGFYAEIQLEYDAAIAQERNGRPFGITALRPIQLSKRGVSDDLARGRPAFTTAEWRQLLLRSVGFEPERLTPRAQDILLLRMVPFVERNYNIVELGPRGTGKSHLYQQISPYSHLVSGGKATVAQMFVNNATGQRGLVCHYDVVCFDEVSGISFDQKDGVNIMKGYMESGEFSRGRENIRATGSIVMVGNFEVDVEHQQRIGHLLGPLPPEMRNDTAFMDRVHAYLPGWDIPKLDRSLFTEHFGLVSDFLSEGWSQLRSENRLPAVASRVRYGSAISGRDANAINHTVNGLLKLLYPDREMVISDEDLAWAVELALECRRRVKEQQKRIGSAEFRNTHFSYQLGVEGVEKFVVTPELQSTQTIGSDPLPPGQVWAISPGSSDEGAGLYRVDVNVGPGGGVRIVNFPAPGPFRESIKYGEQNLVMRARELVGDRDPRQHEFTVQLRAFDAAKSGAFLGLPALLAFCSALLGKSLKGGLIAVGALNLGGGLDPIYNAVNVAELAVEKGAAMLLIPISARRQLNELSDEMAMKLTILFYADAREALLKALGD; from the coding sequence ATGGAACTGGACAGGCTGGACCAACTCGCAGCAGAAGTGTTCACGGGCTATATTGTCCGCAAAGACCTGGCGCTCAAATTCCGGGGCCAGTATCCCGTACCGACCTATGTCGGCGAATTCCTGTTGGGGCGCTACTGCGCCAGCACGAACCCGGCCGAGATCTCGGAGGGGCTGGAGATCGTCGAGCGGCAGATGCGCGAGCGCACCGTGCGGCCCGGCGAGGAGGAACTCTTCAAGTCACGCGCGCGCGAGCGCGGCTCGGTCAAGCTGATTGACCTGATTACTGCGCGGCTGGACACCGCCAGCGATTCCTACCTGGCGACGCTGCCCAGCCTGCGCCTGCGCGACGTGCGCATCGCTGCGGAGACAGTCGCGGGCAACGAGCGCATGCTCACCGGCGGTTTCTATGCCGAGATCCAGCTTGAATATGATGCGGCCATTGCCCAGGAGCGCAACGGCCGCCCCTTCGGCATCACCGCCCTGCGCCCGATCCAGCTCTCCAAGCGCGGCGTATCCGATGACCTGGCCCGCGGCCGGCCGGCGTTCACCACCGCGGAGTGGCGACAGCTTCTGCTGCGCAGCGTGGGCTTCGAGCCGGAGCGGCTGACACCGCGCGCCCAGGACATCCTGCTCCTGCGCATGGTCCCGTTCGTCGAGCGCAACTACAACATCGTCGAGCTTGGCCCGCGCGGCACCGGCAAGTCGCACCTCTATCAGCAGATCTCCCCCTACTCGCACCTGGTCTCCGGCGGCAAGGCCACCGTGGCGCAGATGTTCGTCAACAACGCCACCGGCCAGCGCGGCCTGGTGTGCCACTACGACGTCGTGTGTTTTGACGAGGTGTCCGGCATCTCCTTCGATCAGAAGGACGGCGTCAACATCATGAAGGGCTACATGGAGTCCGGGGAGTTCAGCCGCGGCCGCGAGAATATCCGCGCCACGGGCAGCATCGTCATGGTGGGCAACTTCGAGGTGGACGTCGAGCATCAGCAGCGGATCGGCCATCTGCTTGGCCCGCTGCCGCCGGAGATGCGCAACGATACCGCGTTCATGGACCGCGTCCACGCCTACCTGCCCGGCTGGGACATACCCAAGCTCGACCGTTCCCTGTTCACCGAGCATTTCGGCCTGGTCAGCGACTTCCTGTCGGAGGGATGGTCACAACTGCGTAGCGAGAACCGGCTGCCGGCCGTCGCCAGCCGTGTGCGTTACGGCAGCGCGATCAGCGGCCGCGACGCCAACGCCATCAACCACACGGTCAACGGCCTGCTCAAGCTGCTCTATCCCGACCGCGAGATGGTGATCAGCGATGAGGATCTCGCCTGGGCGGTGGAATTGGCGCTAGAGTGCCGCCGCCGGGTCAAAGAGCAACAGAAGCGCATCGGCAGCGCCGAGTTCCGCAACACCCACTTCAGCTATCAGCTCGGCGTCGAAGGGGTTGAGAAGTTCGTCGTGACCCCCGAACTGCAGAGCACGCAGACCATCGGCAGCGATCCCTTGCCGCCGGGCCAGGTCTGGGCCATCAGCCCTGGCAGCTCGGATGAAGGCGCCGGGCTGTACCGCGTGGATGTCAACGTGGGGCCGGGCGGCGGCGTGCGCATCGTCAACTTTCCCGCGCCGGGGCCATTCCGCGAAAGCATCAAGTACGGCGAACAGAACCTGGTCATGCGCGCCCGCGAGCTCGTCGGCGACCGCGACCCGCGGCAGCACGAGTTCACCGTGCAGTTACGCGCCTTCGATGCGGCCAAGAGCGGCGCATTCCTGGGCCTGCCCGCGCTGCTGGCCTTCTGCAGCGCGCTGCTGGGCAAGAGCCTCAAGGGCGGCCTGATCGCGGTCGGCGCGCTCAACCTGGGCGGCGGCCTCGACCCGATCTACAACGCCGTCAATGTGGCGGAGTTGGCCGTCGAGAAGGGCGCCGCAATGCTGCTCATTCCCATTTCTGCCCGCCGGCAGTTGAACGAGCTGTCGGACGAGATGGCGATGAAACTGACGATCCTGTTCTACGCCGATGCGCGCGAGGCCCTGCTCAAGGCCTTGGGAGATTGA
- a CDS encoding ribokinase, which yields MLNFLVIGHITRDVLPAGGFAQGGTATYAAVTAQRLGVQAAILTRAAPDFPLTPDLDDITLERLPSADTTTFENRYFDGHRRQVVHTVAPPLTVADVPAAWRTIPIVLLGPIAQEVDPALASAFPGSLLGVVPQGWMRRWDAQGHVSRQDWESAAEVLAGAQALILSDEDLGHSTATLAHYRRLCPLVVLTLGARGCQVWQGDRMTAMPPRPAHEVDPTGAGDVFAAAFLIRLAASGDPLQAARFANVAASFSVEGQATHAIPSLAQVETWLTQHPIEAQSSL from the coding sequence ATGCTAAATTTTCTGGTCATTGGTCATATCACACGCGATGTCTTGCCGGCCGGCGGATTTGCCCAGGGCGGCACCGCCACCTACGCGGCCGTCACCGCCCAACGTCTGGGCGTACAGGCCGCCATTCTCACCCGCGCCGCACCCGATTTCCCCCTAACTCCTGACCTGGACGACATCACGCTGGAACGTCTGCCCTCGGCCGACACCACCACCTTCGAGAACCGCTATTTCGACGGCCACCGCCGCCAGGTCGTGCATACCGTGGCCCCGCCGCTGACCGTGGCCGATGTGCCGGCCGCCTGGCGCACAATTCCCATCGTGCTGCTCGGCCCCATCGCCCAAGAGGTGGACCCGGCCCTGGCGTCGGCTTTTCCCGGCAGCCTCCTCGGCGTCGTGCCGCAAGGCTGGATGCGCCGCTGGGACGCGCAGGGCCATGTCAGCCGTCAGGACTGGGAAAGCGCGGCCGAAGTCCTGGCCGGCGCGCAGGCGTTGATCCTGAGCGATGAAGACCTGGGACACTCCACCGCAACGCTGGCGCATTACCGGCGCCTCTGCCCCCTGGTGGTGCTCACCCTGGGCGCACGCGGCTGTCAGGTCTGGCAGGGCGACCGCATGACCGCGATGCCGCCCCGCCCCGCGCACGAGGTGGATCCAACCGGCGCGGGCGATGTCTTTGCCGCCGCCTTCCTGATTCGCCTGGCTGCCAGCGGCGACCCGCTGCAAGCCGCCCGTTTTGCCAACGTTGCCGCCTCGTTTTCGGTCGAAGGGCAGGCCACTCATGCCATTCCGAGCCTGGCCCAGGTCGAAACGTGGCTAACCCAACACCCAATTGAGGCGCAAAGTTCGCTGTGA
- a CDS encoding ParA family protein, which translates to MTRILAFANQKGGVGKTTTSVNLAAYLAQASKRVLLVDCDPQANATSHVGINPQHVIYDLYDSLIGQMPLGKVVSLTYRVGLEMVPSAPRLAGAEVEMVGLWAREYVLRRALEPVASGYDYVLLDCPPSLGLLTINALTAANGVIIPVQCEYFALEGLAHLLATIDLVRKSLNPALTVQGLVLTMYDGRTNLAQQVVSEIRQNAPAPVFATLVPRNVRLSEAPSFGETILTYAPRSPGAQAYEALAQELMRQEKPVNPGQTP; encoded by the coding sequence GTGACTCGTATCCTTGCCTTTGCCAATCAAAAAGGAGGCGTGGGCAAAACCACCACCTCCGTCAACCTGGCAGCCTACCTGGCACAGGCGTCCAAGCGCGTGCTCCTGGTGGACTGCGACCCGCAGGCCAACGCCACCAGCCACGTCGGCATCAACCCTCAGCACGTCATCTACGACCTGTACGATAGCCTGATCGGCCAAATGCCGCTGGGCAAAGTGGTCTCTCTGACCTACCGCGTCGGACTGGAGATGGTGCCCTCCGCGCCGCGCCTGGCCGGCGCTGAAGTCGAGATGGTTGGGCTGTGGGCGCGTGAGTATGTGCTGCGCCGGGCGCTGGAGCCGGTAGCATCAGGCTATGATTATGTCCTTCTGGACTGCCCCCCCAGCCTGGGCCTGCTGACCATCAACGCGCTGACCGCGGCCAACGGGGTCATCATCCCCGTTCAGTGCGAATACTTCGCCCTGGAAGGACTGGCGCACCTGCTGGCCACCATTGACCTGGTGCGCAAGAGCCTCAACCCGGCGCTGACCGTGCAGGGGCTGGTGTTGACGATGTACGACGGCCGCACCAACCTGGCGCAGCAGGTGGTGAGCGAAATTCGCCAGAACGCGCCGGCGCCGGTCTTTGCCACCCTCGTCCCGCGCAACGTGCGCCTGAGCGAAGCGCCGAGCTTCGGTGAAACGATCCTGACCTACGCGCCGCGTTCGCCGGGCGCCCAGGCCTACGAGGCGCTGGCGCAGGAATTGATGCGGCAAGAAAAACCAGTCAACCCAGGACAAACGCCATGA
- a CDS encoding ParB/RepB/Spo0J family partition protein produces MSHIKRGLGRGLSALIPTTPTTSPEVSQALVEIEITAIAPNPRQPRQAFDSEALQELAASIREHGLIQPLIVTRAAGGQADAGGPAYYLIAGERRWRAARLAGLNQVPAIVKEASAQAVLEMALVENVQRADLNPLEEATAYSVLIEEFGLTQAQVATRVGKARVTVTNLLRLLRLSEPVKEALMAGVLSEAQARPLVGLDDDLQAEALAIIRHRHLTARQVEELVHRLTLAAAPEAAAGELDSQALHVQALENNLRERLGTKVEISRSARGRGRLVIHFYSDEELQAVIEAIAGAE; encoded by the coding sequence ATGAGCCATATCAAACGCGGTCTGGGCCGCGGCCTGAGCGCCCTCATCCCCACCACGCCCACGACCTCCCCGGAGGTCAGCCAGGCGCTGGTCGAAATCGAAATCACCGCCATTGCTCCCAATCCGCGTCAACCGCGCCAGGCGTTCGACAGCGAAGCCCTGCAAGAACTGGCGGCTTCGATCCGTGAGCATGGCCTGATTCAACCGCTGATCGTGACCCGCGCCGCGGGTGGGCAGGCAGACGCGGGCGGCCCGGCCTACTACCTGATCGCGGGGGAGCGCCGTTGGCGTGCGGCGCGCCTGGCCGGTCTCAACCAGGTGCCGGCCATCGTCAAGGAGGCCAGCGCGCAAGCTGTGCTGGAAATGGCGCTGGTCGAGAATGTGCAGCGCGCCGACCTCAACCCGCTGGAAGAGGCCACCGCCTACAGCGTCCTGATCGAGGAATTCGGCCTGACGCAGGCGCAGGTGGCGACGCGGGTGGGCAAAGCGCGGGTCACCGTGACCAACCTGCTGCGCCTGCTGCGTCTGAGCGAGCCGGTCAAGGAGGCGCTGATGGCCGGCGTCCTGTCAGAAGCGCAGGCGCGGCCCCTGGTCGGCCTGGATGACGACTTGCAGGCCGAGGCACTGGCGATCATCCGCCACCGTCACCTGACCGCGCGCCAGGTGGAAGAGCTCGTACATCGCCTGACCCTGGCCGCGGCGCCGGAAGCCGCGGCCGGCGAGCTTGATTCGCAGGCGCTGCACGTGCAAGCCCTGGAAAACAACCTGCGTGAGCGCCTGGGCACCAAGGTGGAGATCAGCCGCAGCGCGCGCGGGCGCGGGCGCCTGGTCATTCATTTCTACTCTGACGAAGAACTGCAGGCGGTCATCGAAGCCATCGCCGGCGCGGAGTGA
- a CDS encoding amidohydrolase, translating into MHATMLLTDARIYTQDAERPTARAVALAGNRILAVGDDLSHLTGPDTQTHDLGGRTMLPGFIDAHIHFVGWALQRRWVDLAGVLSAAQALAVIARKAGQMAPGRWLRGGGWDANVWPEGLPTRQTLDQVAPLHPVALDSKDWHSLWVNSLALARAGITASTPDPADGMIERDPQTGEPTGILRENAVKLLDGVIEQPGLDESCAATLEGIHLAWANGLTGIHEANDTAEMLAFRTYQALLRRGELGLRVNQAIPRAQRQAAIDLGLQSGFGNDWLRLGSVKFFADGALGSQTAWMLEPYRGRPDWRGICTLDPEEFTEEALACSAAGLSVMIHAIGDRANRHVLDALRLVRAAEPEWQTGQAQPARPWPPLRHRIEHVQIIHPDDAPRLAQLGLIASMQPIHATSDMLNADRSWGEPRVQGAYAWRSLLASGVTLAFGSDAPIEAPDVLAGIHAAVTRRRADGAPGPAGWQPQERISAAEAVRAYTLGAAFASGEEASKGSITPGKLADLVVLDRDIFACPAEEILQTRVSATVLDGRVVYGEL; encoded by the coding sequence ATGCATGCAACCATGCTCCTGACCGATGCCCGCATCTACACGCAGGATGCGGAGCGCCCAACCGCCCGCGCCGTCGCGCTGGCCGGTAATCGCATCCTGGCGGTGGGTGATGATCTGAGCCACCTGACCGGCCCTGATACGCAGACGCACGATCTGGGCGGCCGCACGATGCTGCCCGGTTTCATTGATGCCCATATCCACTTCGTCGGCTGGGCCTTGCAGCGGCGCTGGGTTGACCTGGCCGGCGTGCTGAGCGCGGCGCAGGCCCTGGCCGTCATCGCGCGCAAGGCGGGTCAGATGGCGCCTGGCCGCTGGCTGCGCGGCGGCGGCTGGGACGCCAACGTCTGGCCGGAGGGCCTGCCCACGCGGCAGACGCTCGATCAGGTCGCGCCCCTGCATCCCGTGGCCCTGGACAGCAAAGATTGGCATTCGTTGTGGGTCAACAGCCTGGCGCTGGCGCGGGCCGGCATCACGGCATCCACGCCCGACCCCGCCGATGGCATGATCGAGCGCGATCCGCAGACGGGCGAGCCGACCGGCATCCTGCGCGAGAACGCCGTCAAGCTGCTGGATGGCGTCATCGAGCAGCCAGGCCTGGACGAGAGCTGTGCGGCCACGCTGGAGGGCATCCATCTGGCCTGGGCCAACGGGCTGACCGGCATCCACGAGGCCAACGACACGGCGGAGATGCTGGCCTTTCGCACCTATCAGGCTCTCCTGCGCCGCGGCGAGTTGGGGCTGCGCGTCAACCAAGCCATCCCGCGCGCGCAGCGTCAGGCGGCCATTGATCTGGGCCTGCAGAGCGGCTTCGGCAACGACTGGCTGCGCCTGGGCAGCGTCAAGTTCTTTGCCGACGGCGCGCTCGGCTCGCAGACAGCCTGGATGTTGGAGCCGTATCGCGGGCGGCCGGACTGGCGCGGCATCTGTACGCTGGACCCGGAGGAGTTTACCGAGGAGGCGCTGGCGTGCAGCGCGGCCGGCCTCAGCGTGATGATTCACGCCATCGGCGACCGCGCCAACCGCCATGTGCTGGACGCGCTGCGCCTGGTGCGCGCGGCCGAACCAGAATGGCAGACCGGCCAGGCCCAGCCGGCGCGACCCTGGCCGCCGCTGCGCCACCGCATCGAGCATGTGCAGATCATCCATCCGGACGACGCCCCGCGCCTGGCGCAGTTGGGCCTCATCGCCTCCATGCAGCCCATCCACGCGACCAGCGATATGCTCAACGCCGATCGCTCATGGGGTGAGCCGCGCGTGCAGGGCGCGTACGCCTGGCGCAGCCTGCTCGCCAGCGGCGTGACCCTGGCTTTCGGCTCCGACGCGCCGATCGAGGCGCCGGACGTGCTGGCCGGCATCCACGCCGCGGTGACGCGGCGCCGCGCGGACGGCGCGCCCGGCCCGGCCGGCTGGCAGCCGCAGGAGCGCATCAGCGCGGCGGAAGCCGTGCGCGCCTACACCCTGGGCGCGGCCTTTGCCAGCGGCGAAGAAGCGAGCAAAGGCTCCATCACCCCCGGCAAACTGGCCGATCTGGTGGTGCTCGACCGCGACATCTTCGCCTGCCCGGCTGAGGAGATTTTGCAGACTCGCGTGTCGGCGACGGTGCTGGATGGGAGGGTAGTGTACGGGGAGCTGTGA
- a CDS encoding type II toxin-antitoxin system PemK/MazF family toxin: MGSHSVTKHKVILVPFPFDDLSSSKVRPAVCLTDPIGPHRHVILAFVTSRIPDKLLETDLVIDARSTDFRATGLQVSSTLQLHRLMTATTSLLQRELGVLSPAMQAQVKARLRKVFGLA, translated from the coding sequence ATGGGAAGCCATTCCGTGACGAAGCATAAAGTCATTCTCGTCCCGTTTCCATTCGATGATCTTTCCAGCAGCAAGGTCCGCCCTGCCGTTTGTCTCACCGATCCCATTGGGCCGCATAGACACGTGATCCTGGCTTTTGTCACGAGCCGTATTCCAGACAAACTCCTGGAAACCGATTTGGTTATTGACGCACGTAGTACGGACTTCAGAGCAACGGGACTCCAGGTTTCATCCACCCTTCAACTACACCGTTTGATGACAGCCACAACCTCCCTGCTGCAACGTGAACTGGGTGTCTTGTCGCCTGCCATGCAGGCTCAGGTCAAAGCGCGCCTTCGTAAGGTGTTTGGTTTGGCGTAA
- a CDS encoding ATP-binding protein, with product MYVARTLEPWVLSAAEQFPVVLLTGARQVGKTTLLRHLCQEERTYVTLDDPLVLSLARAEPALFMQRFPPPVLIDEMQYAADLLPYIKLASDRAQRPGLFWLTGSQQFHLMQGVSESLAGRVAVLHLLGLSRRERLGQGREIRPFLPTPAEIQQRMGAGGKLTLRELYRLIWRGALPAIALDDAVERDLFYGSYVQTYLQRDVRDLARVGDEMAFVRFLRATAARTGQLLNLADLARDADVAPNTAKNWLAILQTAEIVYLLEPYSTNLSKRLVKAPKLYFLDTGLAAYLTEWASPETLEAGAMSGPILETWVVVELLKSYWHSGRRAPFYYVRDKDQREIDLLIVQDGIAYPLEIKKTAAPSRDDVRHFGALAHLGLPAGPGGVICLAEQSLPLTATAQSIPVWAL from the coding sequence ATGTATGTCGCTCGCACACTCGAACCGTGGGTGCTCAGCGCGGCGGAGCAGTTTCCCGTCGTGTTGCTGACCGGGGCCAGGCAGGTTGGCAAGACCACCCTCCTCAGGCATCTCTGCCAGGAGGAGCGCACCTACGTGACCCTGGACGATCCTCTCGTCCTCAGTCTGGCCAGGGCGGAGCCGGCGCTGTTTATGCAGCGCTTTCCGCCCCCGGTGCTGATAGACGAGATGCAGTACGCGGCCGACCTGTTGCCCTACATCAAATTGGCCTCCGATCGCGCCCAACGGCCGGGGCTGTTCTGGCTCACCGGCTCGCAGCAGTTCCACCTGATGCAAGGGGTGTCCGAGTCGCTGGCGGGGCGCGTGGCCGTGCTGCACCTGCTGGGGCTTTCCAGAAGAGAGCGGCTGGGGCAAGGGCGAGAAATTCGTCCATTCCTGCCAACGCCTGCAGAGATTCAACAGCGAATGGGCGCCGGGGGCAAACTCACGCTGAGGGAGCTTTATCGGCTGATCTGGCGCGGTGCGTTGCCCGCAATCGCCCTCGACGACGCCGTGGAGCGCGATCTGTTCTACGGTTCCTACGTGCAAACCTACCTGCAGCGCGACGTGCGCGACCTGGCGCGCGTCGGTGATGAGATGGCGTTTGTGCGCTTTCTGCGGGCGACGGCCGCGCGCACCGGCCAGCTCCTGAATCTGGCCGATCTCGCGCGCGACGCGGATGTGGCCCCAAACACGGCCAAAAACTGGCTCGCTATCCTGCAGACCGCCGAGATCGTCTATCTGCTGGAGCCGTATTCAACCAATCTCAGCAAACGACTCGTCAAGGCGCCCAAGCTCTATTTTCTTGACACCGGCCTGGCGGCCTACCTCACCGAATGGGCCAGTCCGGAGACCCTGGAAGCTGGAGCCATGTCCGGCCCGATTCTGGAGACCTGGGTGGTCGTCGAGCTGCTCAAGAGCTACTGGCACAGCGGACGGCGGGCGCCGTTTTACTACGTCCGCGACAAGGATCAGCGCGAGATTGATCTGCTGATCGTGCAGGATGGCATCGCTTATCCCCTGGAGATCAAGAAAACCGCCGCGCCGAGTCGGGATGATGTCCGGCATTTTGGAGCGCTGGCGCATCTCGGTTTGCCCGCCGGCCCTGGCGGCGTCATCTGTCTGGCGGAGCAGTCGCTGCCGCTCACAGCTACGGCCCAGTCCATCCCGGTCTGGGCGCTCTGA
- a CDS encoding SDR family oxidoreductase yields the protein MSVNSPRVAMITGGNSGIGFATASKLAAHGFHVVMASRNQQTSAQAIARMHARHPHASVESIPLDLASFASVRQCAAAFQAKGYPLHVLINNAGGSIPGKQARFTADGFELTFGTNHLGHFLFTNLLLDDLTRSAPARVITVSSQLHIPGYAGGKPPDFDYDNLKGEKYYDANVFYRNSKLANMWFTYELQRRLTGTGVTSNAVCPGFVPAAIAERRTSLADRFLYKQILARMPFARSLEQASTSYMVAATDPDLEGVGGKFIVDGKERRSSEESYDEQKARRLWDSSWAWCGVGAIDL from the coding sequence ATGTCAGTCAACTCACCACGCGTCGCCATGATTACGGGCGGGAATAGTGGCATTGGATTTGCCACCGCCAGCAAGCTCGCGGCGCATGGCTTTCATGTCGTCATGGCCTCGCGCAACCAACAGACCAGCGCGCAGGCCATCGCGCGGATGCACGCGCGCCACCCGCACGCCAGCGTCGAGTCCATCCCGCTCGACCTGGCGTCATTCGCATCGGTGCGGCAGTGCGCTGCTGCCTTTCAGGCCAAAGGCTATCCGCTGCACGTCTTGATCAACAACGCTGGCGGATCAATCCCAGGCAAGCAAGCCAGGTTCACGGCCGACGGGTTCGAGCTGACGTTTGGCACGAATCACCTCGGGCACTTCCTGTTCACCAATCTCTTGCTCGACGACCTGACGCGCTCAGCCCCGGCGCGCGTGATCACGGTGTCTTCGCAACTGCACATCCCTGGATACGCGGGCGGGAAGCCGCCGGATTTCGATTACGATAATCTGAAAGGGGAAAAGTACTACGACGCCAATGTCTTCTACCGGAACTCCAAGCTGGCGAACATGTGGTTTACGTATGAGCTGCAGCGCCGGCTGACGGGTACGGGCGTCACCTCGAACGCGGTGTGTCCGGGCTTCGTGCCCGCAGCCATTGCCGAACGCAGGACGTCGCTGGCCGATCGCTTCCTCTACAAGCAAATCCTGGCGCGCATGCCCTTTGCACGTTCACTGGAGCAGGCTTCCACATCGTACATGGTCGCCGCCACCGATCCTGACCTGGAAGGCGTCGGCGGCAAGTTCATCGTGGATGGCAAAGAGAGACGTTCAAGCGAGGAATCCTACGACGAACAAAAGGCACGGCGTTTGTGGGATTCGAGCTGGGCCTGGTGCGGTGTCGGTGCCATTGATCTCTGA